A section of the Felis catus isolate Fca126 chromosome B2, F.catus_Fca126_mat1.0, whole genome shotgun sequence genome encodes:
- the LOC101083004 gene encoding olfactory receptor 2H2-like translates to MITVCNDSHSDFILLGFSEKPYLEKILFWVVLIFYCLTLAGNMVIILVSSKDPKLHIPMYFFLCNLSLLDLSFTSSCVPQMLVNFWGPEKTISYIGCAFQLYVFLWLGATECVLLVVMAMDRYVAVCHPLQYTAIMHPKFCLQLAILAWGAGLVQSLVQSPATLQLPFCSHRRVDDIVCEVPALIQASSADTTYNEIQMSIASIIFLVLPLVIILSSYGAVAKAVLRIKSAAGQRKAFSTCTSHLLVVSLFYGTVTAVYLQPKNRYAQEQGKFLTLFYTVATPALNPLIYTLRNREVKGALGRCLGKGKGFHYRNYSMEKI, encoded by the exons ATGATCACAGTTTGCAATGACAGCCACAGTGATTTCATTCTCCTGGGCTTCTCTGAGAAGCCATATTTGGAGAAGATACTCTTCTGGGTTGTTCTGATCTTTTATTGTTTGACTCTTGCAGGAAATATGGTCATTATTCTTGTTTCCTCAAAGGACCCTAAACTCCACATtcccatgtatttctttctttgcaaCCTTTCCCTGCTAGACCTCTCTTTCACCAGCAGCTGTGTTCCGCAGATGTTAGTTAATTTCTGGGGTCCAGAGAAGACCATCAGCTACATTGGCTGTGCTTTTCAACTCTATGTCTTCTTATGGCTTGGGGCCACCGAATGTGTCCTTCTTGTGGTCATGGCTATGGACCGCTATGTGGCAGTGTGTCACCCACTGCAATATACTGCTATCATGCACCCCAAATTTTGTCTTCAGCTGGCCATCCTTGCATGGGGGGCTGGCCTGGTTCAGTCCTTGGTCCAGTCTCCTGCTACCCTCCAGTTACCCTTCTGCTCCCACCGCAGGGTGGATGACATTGTGTGTGAAGTCCCAGCCCTGATCCAGGCTTCCAGTGCAGACACAACCTACAATGAAATCCAGATGTCCATAGCCAGTATCATTTTTCTGGTGCTACCCCTGGTCATCATCCTTTCCTCATACGGGGCTGTTGCTAAGGCTGTGCTGAGAATAAAGTCAGCTGCAGGGCAGCGGAAGGCATTCAGCACCTGCACTTCTCACCTTCTTGTGGTGTCCCTCTTCTATGGCACAGTGACAGCTGTCTATCTCCAACCCAAGAACCGCTATGCTCAAGAACAGGGCAAGTTCCTCACCCTTTTCTACACCGTTGCAACCCCAGCACTTAATCCACTCATCTACACTCTAAGGAACAGGGAGGTCAAGGGGGCACT AGGCAGGTgtctggggaaaggaaagggattCCATTATAGGAATTACAgcatggaaaaaatataa